The following coding sequences lie in one Cryptococcus gattii WM276 chromosome L, complete sequence genomic window:
- a CDS encoding Cytochrome-b5 reductase, putative (Similar to TIGR gene model, INSD accession AAW45007.1), with amino-acid sequence MAAARFLSSARIARPSIVSRTAAQSRGYSSAAPSGGANWPLLLSVAGVTGIGAYAYLQYNPSVKKEVEAKIKGAEAEKAAAERTAAGVSAFVKDTWIPFTLEKIEKYNHNANIYHFSFGEEGKDKISGGEVASVVLLRSPEGPDQIKDEKGKPIIRPYTPISPPDQKGSVELMIKKYSTGKFTPYLADLTPGQQVLFKGPLQKFKYEPNSFEKGLCIAGGSGITPMWQLINHSLSIPEDKTKWTLIYANVSEADILLRKEFDALAQKYPGRLDIKYVLDKGPWGWKGETGYVTADLIKKTFPKNEDENVRAFVCGPPGQMKAISGEKDGMKQGELSGALKDLGYTSNEVFKY; translated from the exons ATGGCTGCCGCTAGGTTCCTCTCTTCTGCTAGGATCGCCCGTCCTTCCATCGTC TCCAGGACTGCCGCTCAGTCCCGAGGCTATTCGTCCGCTGCTCCTTCCGGCGGCGCCA ACTGGCCCTTGCTCTTGTCCGTTGCCGGTGTT ACCGGTATCGGTGCATACGCATATCTCCAGTACAACCCTT CTGTCAAGAAGGAGGTCGAGGCCAAGATCAAGGGCGCTGAGGCTGAAAAGGCCGCTGCTGAGCGTACCGCTGCCGGTGTCAGTGCTTTTGTCAA GGACACTTGGATCCCCTTTACCCTCGAGAAGATTGAAAAATACAACCACAACGCCAACATCTACCACTTCAGCTTTGGAGAGGAGGGTAAAGACAAGATCTCTGGCGGTGAGGTCGCCAGCGTCGTCCTTTTGAGATCCCCTGAGGGTCCCGACCAAATCAAGGACGAGAAGGGCAAGCCTATCATCAG GCCTTACACCCCCATCTCACCCCCTGACCAGAAGGGCTCCGTCGAGTTAATGATCAAGAAATACTCC ACCGGCAAATTCACTCCTTACCTTGCCGATCTCACTCCTGGTCAGCAGGTCCTCTTCAAGGGCCCCCTCCAAAAGTTCAAGTACGAGCCCAACAGTTTCGAGAAGGGCCTCTGCATTGCTGGTGGTTCTGGCATCACCCCCATGTGGCAGCTCATCAACCACTCCTTGAGCATCCCCGAGGACAAGACCAAATGGACTCTTATCTACGCCAACGTCTCTGAGGCCGACATCT TGTTGAGGAAGGAGTTTGATGCTCTTGCCCAAAAGTACCCTGGCCGTCTTGATATCAAGTACGTTCTTGACAAGGGACCTTGGGGCTGGAAGGGTGAGACTGGCTATGTCACCGCCGATCTCATCAAGAAGACATTCCCCAAGAACGAGGATGAGAATGTCCGTGCCTTTGTTTGTGGTCCTCCTGGCCAGATGAAGGCCATTTCGGGTGAGAAGGACGGTATGAAGCAGGGTGAGCTCTCTGGCGCCCTCAAGGATCTGGGTTACACTTCCAATGAGGTCTTCAAGTACTAA
- a CDS encoding Hypothetical protein (Similar to TIGR gene model, INSD accession AAW45008.1; CNH01250), whose amino-acid sequence MSSEQPATKTSRGPAEEVVAKRLKALGKKLQRFRGYASQKPETLNADQKAGLASLPALEGTVKELEELSKQIEYVELEQSGKARELKDQAKKDAEAYGLAQVEQFQSTISTPLSLFLRLYNLLHPARASDHDNLTFGRLELPRNMQEEVQATDLLRVGRWYEDLLVGGERGKAIVKCLATGPSGDDEEDDRVHHLLKLLVESDSLPAEEEAPAAEEPEQPAEETLAADEVVEELPQEAVPEETTAVEAEPELHSQSQVKQQKPKDMVFNFLQEDELAASQPQISEPSTTLPTQTATPAETIPSENPMRASAPDAESQPTVRSAIPSFDWAAEDDEQPSDSPAPVRKPSDAQPSQTTQAEAKTSIDETSDQIIEENVLANAHAAQPLSQKADVLAPPAVDSTAPAPPAAKNVSGGRGRGKGGRVGRSGRGGGQQKGQQKGQQNQQQQQQQAGQGGRRVDDDGFQVVGKSPPAQHGPVPTRGRGRGKSYSRGRGGGPRPAGDARTPPQDGQSSPSQGQQRQQSQRSPRPSRLSSQQAKPTPV is encoded by the exons ATGTCCTCAGAGCAGCCTGCCACAAAGACATCCAGAGGTCCCGCAGAGGAAGTCGTCGCAAAGCGTCTTAAGGCCCTCGGCAAGAAGCTC CAACGGTTCCGAGGGTATGCAAGCCAGAAGCCAGAAACACTCAATGCCGACCAAAAGGCCGGTTTAGCAAGCTTGCCTGCGCTGGAAGGCACGGTCAAGGAGCTCGAGGAGCTTTCCAAGCAGATCGAG TATGTGGAGCTGGAACAGTCTGGCAAGGCTAGAGAGCTCAAAGATCAGGCAAAAAAGGATGCAGAAGCGTATGGTCTCGCTCAAGTTGAGCAGTTCCAG AGTACAATCTCGACccctctctccctcttcctgcGTCTTTACAATCTCCTCCACCCAGCCCGAGCGTCGGACCATGACAACCTCACTTTCGGTCGTCTCGAGCTGCCTCGTAACATGCAAGAAGAAGTCCAAGCGACTGACCTTTTGAGAGTAGGCAGATGGTATGAGGACTTGCTTGTgggaggagaaagaggcaaGGCCATTGTGAAATGCCTTGCTACCGGACCCAGCGGTGATGACGAGGAGG ATGACCGAGTGCACCATCTGCTCAAGCTCCTCGTAGAATCAGACTCTCTTCCTgctgaggaagaagctCCCGCCGCTGAAGAGCCAGAGCAGCCCGCCGAAGAAACACTTGCCGCTGACGAAGTCGTTGAAGAGCTGCCACAGGAAGCTGTTCCGGAGGAAACTACTGCTGTAGAGGCGGAGCCTGAGCTCCATTCTCAGTCTCAAGTGAAGCAACAGAAGCCCAAGGACATGGTGTTCAACTTCTTGCAGGAAGACGAGTTGGCCGCTTCTCAACCTCAA ATCTCTGAACCCTCTACTACCCTACCCACCCAAACCGCTACCCCTGCCGAAACTATCCCTTCAGAAAACCCCATGCGCGCTTCTGCCCCAGATGCGGAATCTCAACCCACCGTCCGATCAGCCATTCCGTCTTTCGACTGGGCCGCCGAGGACGACGAACAACCTTCCGATTCTCCGGCTCCAGTCCGAAAACCTTCTGATGCCCAGCCTTCCCAGACGACTCAGGCTGAAGCCAAGACCTCAATCGATGAGACTTCCGATCAGATTATTGAGGAAAACGTCCTTGCCAATGCTCATGCTGCCCAGCCTTTATCTCAGAAGGCTGATGTATTGGCTCCTCCAGCTGTGGATAGCACTGCACCAGCTCCTCCAGCAGCGAAAAATGTATCAGGTGGCCGAGGTAGAGGTAAAGGTGGTCGAGTTGGACGGAGTGGAAGGGGCGGCGGTCAGCAGAAGGGTCAACAGAAGGGTCAGCAGAAccagcaacaacaacagcaacaagCAGGTCAGGGGGGCCGAAGAGTGGACGATGACGGTTTCCAAGTTGTAGGCAAGTCTCCCCCTGCCCAGCACGGTCCTGTTCCCACTCGAGGACGAGGTAGAGGGAAGTCATACTCCAGGGGACGCGGTG GTGGTCCCCGCCCCGCTGGTGATGCCCGTACACCCCCTCAAGACGGTCAGTCATCGCCCTCTCAAGGCCAACAACGCCAGCAAAGTCAACGGTCCCCTAGGCCTAGCAGACTCTCATCTCAGCAGGCTAAACCTACTCCTGTTTAA
- a CDS encoding uncharacterized protein (Similar to TIGR gene model, INSD accession AAW45009.1) → MSGINLPPGLRPSSGPPQQGGQRGGPSPEEREAAEARARQQDEMKRTMIAAMLEPAARERLSRISLTRPQLAAQVETLLVNMGQQGQIRGQVSDEALKGLLEQVSNPAPAKSTSSVPQSSRTKTLGGGITIQRKRDDSDSDEYDL, encoded by the exons ATGTCTGGCATAAACCTTCCACCAGGGCTTCGACCTTCTTCCGGCCCACCACAGCAAGGCGGTCAGAGAGGCGGTCCCTCTCCTGAAGAGCGTGAAGCAGCCGAGGCTCGTGCGAGGCAGCAGGACGAGATGAAGAGGACTATGATAGCTGCAATGCTCGAACCCGCTGCCAGGGAACGAT TATCCAGAATATCGCTCACCCGGCCTCAGCTTGCGGCTCAGGTTGAGACTCTCCTCGTCAATATGGGTCAGCAAGGCCAGATTCGAGGTCAGGTGTCTGATGAGGCTTTAAAAGGCCTATTGGAGCAG GTCTCCAATCCTGCTCCTGCGAAAAGCACTTCTTCAGTACCCCAGTCTTCGAGAACAAAGACTCTTGGCGGTGGTATCACA ATCCAACGCAAGCGAGACGACTCTGACTCTGACGAGTACGATCTCTAG
- a CDS encoding G protein beta subunit-like protein Rkp1, putative (Similar to TIGR gene model, INSD accession AAW45010.1): MAEHLMFKGNLAGHNGWVTAIATSSENPDMILTASRDKTVIAWQLTREDNLYGFPKKILHGHNHFVSDVAISSDGQFALSSSWDHTLRLWDLNTGLTTKKFVGHTGDVLSVSFSADNRQIVSASRDRSIKLWNTLGECKFDIVEDGHTEWVSCVRFSPNPALPVIISAGWDKTVKVWELSNCKLKTTHHGHTGYLNTLAVSPDGSLAASGGKDGITMLWDLNEGKHLYSLDAGDIINSLVFSPNRYWLCAATASSIKIFDLESKSLVDDLQPDFDGLSDKARKPECTSLAWSADGQTLFAGFSDNLVRVWAVVA, from the exons ATGGCCGAGCACCTCATGTTCAAGGGCAACCTCGCCGGCCACAACGGCTGGGTCACCGCCATCGCTACCTCCTCCGAGAACCCCGACATGATCCTCACCGCTTCTAGGG ACAAGACTGTCATTGCTTGGCAACTCACCCGAGAGGACAACTTGTACGGTTTCCCCAAGAAAATCCTCCACGGTCACAACCACTTCGTGTCCGACGTTGCCATCTCTTCCGACGGCCAGTTTgctctttcttcctcttggGACCACACCCTTAGGTTGTGGGACCTTAACACTGGTTTGACAACCAAGAAGTTTGTCGGCCACACTGGCGACGTTCTCTC CGTCTCTTTCTCTGCTGACAACCGTCAAATCGTCTCTGCCTCCCGAGACCGATCCATCAAGCTCTGGAACACCCTTGGAGAGTGCAAGTTTGACATTGTCGAGGACGGCCACACCGAGTG GGTCTCCTGCGTTCGATTCTCCCCTAACCCCGCCCTCCCCGTCATCATCTCTGCTGGTTGGGACAAGACCGTCAAG GTCTGGGAGCTCTCCAACTGCAAGTTGAAGACCACCCACCACGGTCACACCGGTTACCTCAACACCCTCGCCGTCTCTCCCGATGGTTCCCTCGCCGCCTCTGGTGGTAAGGACGGTATCACCATGCTCTGGGACCTCAACGAGGGCAAGCACCTCTACTCTCTTGACGCCGGAGACATTATCAACTCTCTCGTCTTCTCCCCCAACCGATACTGGCTCTGTGCTGCTACCGCTTCCTCCATCAAGATCTTCGACCTCGAGAGCAA GTCTCTTGTCGATGACCTTCAACCCGACTTTGACGGCCTCTCCGACAAGGCCCGCAAGCCTGAATGCACTTCCCTCGCCTGGTCTGCTGACGGTCAGACTCTCTTCGCTGGTTTCTCTGACAACCTCGTCCGAGTCTGGGCTGTCGTTGCTTAG
- a CDS encoding DNA-(apurinic or apyrimidinic site) lyase, putative (Similar to TIGR gene model, INSD accession AAW45011.1): MARAITSAAPKRERSASSPLTDLEPEVPALMAVKPKRAIRSTKTKKEEDKEKDNGEDEPTPAKKQRVSKAKAWPPAELEPMLHLPRQGYPAFKLPSFTASPNGGIAPPNDGSQPMLLGAHVSAAGGPATALLRAGLAGANGLALFVKSQRQWKSKPYEDDTMQRFKELMKSKEEGGMGYGPESILVHGSYLINLGNPDPIKWKVSYDCFKDDIARCHQLGIKLYNWHPGSTVGACTKEESFALIAKAINQVHKDVPEVITVIENMANAGSNIVGTAWSDLSSIIELVEDKSRVRVCIDTCHTFAAGYDIRTRETYMETMRKFNEVVGNKYLAGVHLNDSKADLGANKDLHENIGLGKIGLTAFRCIMRDPLMAGIPLVLETPAPDSPIPAEHLSIWKREIALLYEIQAIEDEEWDVKKGEIEERWRKERDAINPPKEKKKPVARGKTKKAKKTEDEGCSHDED; this comes from the exons ATGGCCCGCGCGATAACATCAGCAGCTCCCAAGCGCGAACGCTCAGCGTCCTCCCCTTTGACAGACCTGGAGCCCGAAGTTCCCGCTCTCATGGCTGTAAAGCCTAAGAGAGCTATTCGATCAAcaaagacgaagaaggaagaagacaaggaGAAAGATAATGGCGAGGACGAGCCTACTCCTGCAAAGAAGCAGCGTGTTTCCAAGGCTAAGGCTTGGCCCCCAGCTGAGCTAGAACCAATGCTTCATCTCCCTCGTCAAGGTTACCCTGCATTCAAGCTCCCATCTTTTACAGCCTCTCCTAACGGGGGTATTGCGCCTCCGAACGATGGATCACAACCAATGCTTCTTGGGGCACATGTTTCTGCTGCTGGTGGTCCTGCCACAGCCTTGCTGAGAGCAGGTTTGGCGGGCGCGAATGGGCTGGCTCTGTTTGTCAAGAGTCAAAGACAATGGAAGAGTAAGCCATATGAAGACGACACTATGCAGAGGTTCAAAGAGCTCATGAAGAGcaaggaggaaggtg GAATGGGTTACGGCCCTGAGAGTATACTGGTTCACGGCAGTTATCTCATCAACTTAGG CAACCCTGATCC GATCAAGTGGAAAGTCTCCTACGATTGTTTCAAAGACGATATTGCACGTTGCCATCAGCTTGGCATCAAACTGTACAACTGGCA TCCTGGATCCACAGTTGGCGCTTGTACCAAGGAAGAAAGCTTCGCTCTGATTGCAAAAGCCATCAACCAGGTGCATAAGGATGTCCCTGAAGTCATCACCGTGATCGAGAACATG GCCAACGCAGGATCCAACATTGTCGGGACAGCGTGGTCAGACCTTTCCTCCATCATTGAACTCGTCGAAGACAAATCACGCGTCCGCGTCTGTATCGACACTTGTCACACCTTTGCCGCTGGTTACGATATTCGAACACGAGAAACATACATGGAGACCATGAGAAAGTTTAACGAGGTGGTTGGAAACAAGTACTTGGCCGGTGTGCATTTAAATGACTCAAAGGCGGATCTGGGTGCCAACAAGGATTTGCACGAGAACATCGGTCT TGGTAAGATTGGCCTTACAGCATTCAGATGTATCATGCGCGACCCTCTCATGGCCGGTATACCCCTCGTGCTTGAAACGCCTGCTCCAGATTCCCCCATCCCCGCTGAACATCTTTCCATCTGGAAAAGAGAAATCGCTCTTTTATACGAGATTCAGGCAATCGAAGACGAGGAATGGGATGTCAAGAAGGGCGAAATCGAAGAGCGGTGGAGGAAAGAGCGGGATGCGATCAATCCTCcgaaagaaaagaagaagccaGTCGCCAGGGGAAAAACGAAGAAGGCCAAAAAAACGGAGGACGAAGGATGCTCCCATGATGAGGATTAG
- a CDS encoding uncharacterized protein (Similar to TIGR gene model, INSD accession AAW45243.1) codes for MARRFALYGVASTIFAVGVVSTALRTRANFYAAAVSIGKSSGSMMILGNFTLFNVILLGIGVKNLFFGQLRTIEYEHLWERLWMFLTESLLALAIFRDDFSISFMAMFSALVFLKCFHWITADRVDYMDQIPPPGPPRQFHIRMVSIISLLMLLDFLFVSYSLETILLEGVSAMIIFASEFVILQATIAGSAARYAVGVIDLRRARGREDAPVWEAKSTYLFYIDLSVDFIKLLTYLMFFTVIFLNYGLPLHILRDVYLTLVSFVGRIRDLLRYRRATRDMDNLYPDATEEELERSGDRTCIICREEMISRSQRTREGMQVDESGPNETPKKLQCGHVFHFHCLRSWLERQQKCPTCRRDVLTHQRPPAFVNNPPMPLEPLRPAPAAPAARPGGHGRDAQLVELMRQNLNEYFPNDNNHQGGAARASTTQGADSRAGETSGSQEGAEQRIQRGIWGGPIVPGRFTPAPLGAAPRLSSSHTPFTSRRSGQPSPTRTVPQLFVNQQEINADRIPQDSSSYYNNSRVVSGNVTPFSSNPPFSFSNTGAARTTGEEVGQDENDVRRQVAEAALRRLAGMSSAGSGESLPSEKEDKGKGREQMQEESELDRWDAVPRFHAQLAPKQFHALDNDHLSVSNKRPRLNSSTAYTPPFENWTRGIERTSEGTRRGLDERLKLLGQVDERIWGLVGELTRLRSEWEAEDGAVSGRSSPSHSLQGENAAAPVAASSVSDQQPDDNSTLEQ; via the exons ATGGCACGCCGTTTTGCGCTTTACGGCGTTGCCTCGACCATCTTCGCCGTTGGCGTGGTCTCTACGGCCCTGCGGACGCGAGCCAACTTCTATGCGGCCGCTGTATCTATTGGGAAGAGCAGTGGATCTATGATG ATACTTGGTAACTTTACCCTATTCAATGTCATATTATTAGGCATAGGTGTAAAGAATTTATTCTTTGGCCAGCTGCGTACCATCGAGTATGAA CATCTATGGGAGAGATTATGGATGTTCTTGACTGAATCGTTGCTGGCACTGGCCATCTTTCG AGATGATTTCTCTATTTCTTTCATGGCCATGTTCAGCGCCTTGGTGTTCTTGAAGTGTTTCCACTGGATTACAGCCGACCGAGTAGACTAC ATGGACCAAATACCTCCGCCAGGTCCGCCTAGGCAATTCCACATCCGAATGGTTTCTatcatctccctcctcaTGCTCCTCGATTTCCTATTTGTCTCATACTCTCTTGAGACAATACTTCTTGAGGGTGTGTCCGCCATGATCATCTTTGCATCCGAATTCGTCATTCTTCAGGCGACGATTGCTGGTAGCGCAGCTAGGTACGCTGTTGGTGTGATCGATTTGAGGAGGGCTCgcggaagagaagatgCCCCAGTCTGGGAGGCAAAGAGCACGTATCTCTTCTACATCGATCTTTCTGTTG ACTTCATCAAACTCCTCACCTATCTCATGTTCTTCAccgtcatcttcctcaacTATGGTCTCCCTCTTCACATTCTCCGTGACGTCTATCTGACTCTTGTGTCATTCGTCGGTCGAATTCGCGACCTCTTGCGTTACCGACGCGCCACGCGTGATATGGACAACTTGTATCCCGACGCCACTGAAGAGGAACTCGAAAGGTCGGGCGATAGGACGTGCATTATTTGCCGTGAGGAGATGATCTCTCGGAGCCAGAGGACAAGAGAAGGGATGCAGGTTGATGAGAGCGGCCCTAATGAGACGCCTAAAAAACTCCAATGCGGACATGTGTTCCATTTCCATTGTCTGCGCAGCTGGCTTGAAAGGCAGCAAAAGTGTCCCACTTG TCGTAGAGATGTTCTCACGCATCAAAGGCCTCCTGCTTTCGTGAACAACCCCCCGATGCCCTTAGAACCGCTCAGGCCTGCTCCCGCTGCACCCGCTGCACGCCCAGGTGGCCATGGTCGAGACGCCCAGCTTGTCGAGCTGATGCGCCAGAACTTGAACGAGTACTTCCCTAATGACAACAATCATCAGGGTGGGGCTGCTAGAGCATCTACTACTCAGGGTGCAGATTCGCGTGCAGGGGAGACCTCTGGTTCCCAAGAAGGAGCTGAGCAAAGGATACAGAGAGGTATTTGGGGTGGACCTATCGTTCCTGGTCGATTTACTCCTGCTCCGCTTGGCGCGGCTCCCAGATTATCTTCATCTCATACCCCTTTCACATCGCGCCGAAGTGGACAACCATCCCCCACTCGAACTGTTCCTCAACTTTTTGTTAATCAACAGGAAATCAACGCCGATCGCATTCCTCAAGATTCATCATCATACTATAACAATTCCCGAGTAGTCTCTGGTAACGTCACACCCTTTTCTTCAAATCCGCCTTTCAGTTTCAGTAACACCGGAGCTGCTAGGACTACGGGGGAGGAGGTCGGACAGGATGAGAATGATGTTAGGAGACAGGTTGCGGAGGCGGCATTGAGAAGATTAGCGGGTATGAGCAGTGCTGGGAGCGGGGAGTCGCTGCCTTCtgaaaaagaagacaaGGGGAAGGGACGAGAGCAGATGCAAGAAGAAAGCGAACTGGACCGATGGGATGCAGTACCGCGTTTCCATGCGCAGTTAGCTCCCAAGCAATTCCACGCGCTCGACAACGACCATCTATCTGTTTCCAACAAACGGCCTAGACTTAATAGTTCTACAGCATACACACCACCCTTCGAAAATTGGACACGAGGGATTGAGAGGACATCAGAAGGTACAAGACGAGGACTGGATGAGCGGTTAAAGTTGCTGGGTCAGGTAGATGAAAGGATTTGGGGGTTGGTGGGCGAATTGACAAGATTGAGGAGTGAATGGGAAGCGGAGGATGGCGCAGTGAGCGGGAGATCTTCCCCCTCGCATTCACTACAGGGTGAGAATGCTGCTGCACCTGTAGCTGCATCGTCTGTGTCTGACCAGCAACCGGACGACAATAGTACTCTGGAGCAATAG